Sequence from the bacterium genome:
GGCTCGAATCAATCCAACGCTACCGAGGTATCGGCGGAATTGATGTATAAACTGATAGATGAACCAAAATTAGAGCTATCTTTCAGGTCTGCATATGCTAGATTTGCGCCCGATAGCGGAGATAATTCAGAATATTTAACACCACAGGTTGTCTTCAGGCTTTCCCGCCATCTTTTGAAGCACTCACAAGTTTTTGCGGATTGCGGAATAGGCTATTCGATACCTTTGAGTGAACAAAACGAATTTGAAGGTTTTTCCATTCCCATCGATTTGGGTATTTCATGGAAACCTATTCCTATAATCGATATGGAATTTTTTATGTCGCTTGTTCCGTTTCTTATATCAGATAACGAAACGGATTATTCTTCGTATGGTGGCGGCATAGGCTTTGTGTATCATTTTGGTTTCAAGGATTGTGATAAGGACTGGGTTCCAGACGAGATCGATACTTGTCAATATTCACCTAAAAATTCAAAAGTTGACGCGATGGGGTGTGCATATGATACCGATGGTGATGGAGTGTTTGATGGTCTAGATAAATGCCCAGATACACCATGGACAGCTTTTGTCGATGAGCTGGGATGCCCTCGAGATTCTGATAATGATGGTGTTTTTAATGGTGTGGATAGATGTCCCGATACACCGGGCGATATCGAAGTCGATAGTTCAGGATGTCCGAAAGATTCGGATGGTGATGGTGTTCCTAATTATCTAGATGAATGCCTGAACACACCTCACGGAGCTTTGACCGATGAGAAGGGCTGTTCGAGGGACTCCGATGAAGACGGCGTTTATGACGGTATCGATCAATGTCCGCAAACTCCAAGCGGTTTTGTTGTAAATTCTCTTGGATGCCCCTTCGTTACTCCAGTGGAATTGGAGGAAGTCCGGGATGCTTACGAATCCAGTTTGAATATTAAAGCCTCTGCGATGCAAAAACTCGATAATATTGCAGAAAGATTAAGAGCATATCCATTCAGAATTGTTGAAATAGGAGTTTATACAGATAGTGAAGGTAGTTTTACATATAATATTAACCGAGGAATGCGTGTTGCAGAGAAAGTAAAGGAAATTCTAATTGCGAGAGGTGTTTCAGCGGAACAACTCGTATTAAAAGGATATGGAGAAGTCGATCTCATATCACCAAATTCGACAGTCGATGGCCTAAAACAGAATAGGCGTATTGTGTTTAGATATTTGAATAATTATTAGTTATTTTATTAAGCGAATGATTTCATCTTTATTTTCGCACGAAAAGGAGGAAAAATGAAAAAAATAATGTTCTTTTTGTTTCTAACTCTAATAATAGTTGCTAGTATTTTTGCAGAAGAAGTTCTTTATAAATTTTCAGCAGGCCCGAGTGGCGGTATAGTAAAAACTGGGGGTGTCTATGATTATTGGGCGCTTGGCCAGACCTATGGTGGGACTGTGAAATTTGGAATAACAAAAGAACTCGAACTGGGGATTCAAGGGGCTTATAATTATTGTTATCCAGGAGATAATATTGATTTTTTCCCATTCCCACTTCGTAGTGCAGAAACAAAGGAATTGTTACCTCTTTCAGAATTCCATCCTCCCGGAAATGCATTTGTTGTAGTACCAGATACATCGAATCCTCGGGGATATAGGCTCGAAAGCTATCATAAAATACGTTTTTCGACAGGAACAAATAAAGATTTGCCGGTGAAACTTATTGCTATGCCTATAGAATTCTTTTTACAGTGGCGGAGTTTCACCCATACAATCTTCAATCCTTATATTCAAATAGGGGGTGGCATTCTCGCATGGAAAGCTGTAAATGATGAGACATCCGAACTTTTCGAGGTTGCCTACGAGCCGGAGGCAAGCTACGGTGACGCGCTTCCGGAAACTACCTGGGTTGAATATAAAGGCCGCCATTTCCATGCTATGCTCGGCTTTGGTTTTGAAATCTTTCCGGTAGAACAGGTTGGAATAGACCTGGGTTTTCGCGGATATTATGCATTTTTCGATGATCAGGCGGTTTTTACTCTCGATAGCCTTGTGGGTTGGGCAGAACTATCGGCTCGCTTGAATTT
This genomic interval carries:
- a CDS encoding OmpA family protein, with product MYKLIDEPKLELSFRSAYARFAPDSGDNSEYLTPQVVFRLSRHLLKHSQVFADCGIGYSIPLSEQNEFEGFSIPIDLGISWKPIPIIDMEFFMSLVPFLISDNETDYSSYGGGIGFVYHFGFKDCDKDWVPDEIDTCQYSPKNSKVDAMGCAYDTDGDGVFDGLDKCPDTPWTAFVDELGCPRDSDNDGVFNGVDRCPDTPGDIEVDSSGCPKDSDGDGVPNYLDECLNTPHGALTDEKGCSRDSDEDGVYDGIDQCPQTPSGFVVNSLGCPFVTPVELEEVRDAYESSLNIKASAMQKLDNIAERLRAYPFRIVEIGVYTDSEGSFTYNINRGMRVAEKVKEILIARGVSAEQLVLKGYGEVDLISPNSTVDGLKQNRRIVFRYLNNY
- a CDS encoding thrombospondin type 3 repeat-containing protein; its protein translation is MKKIMFFLFLTLIIVASIFAEEVLYKFSAGPSGGIVKTGGVYDYWALGQTYGGTVKFGITKELELGIQGAYNYCYPGDNIDFFPFPLRSAETKELLPLSEFHPPGNAFVVVPDTSNPRGYRLESYHKIRFSTGTNKDLPVKLIAMPIEFFLQWRSFTHTIFNPYIQIGGGILAWKAVNDETSELFEVAYEPEASYGDALPETTWVEYKGRHFHAMLGFGFEIFPVEQVGIDLGFRGYYAFFDDQAVFTLDSLVGWAELSARLNFYYGGVRDSDKDGVIDKDDQCPHTPFGAVVDEFGCPVDSDGDGVFDGLDQCPNTPLGAMVDAGGCPSDGDGDGVYDGVDKCPDTPTGAKVDDIGCPVDSDGDGVPDHTDNCPNTPMGALVDLKGCPLDGDGDGAYDGIDKCPNTPIGTPVNQFGCPQTKADSDGDGVPDDVDNCPDTPNPDQADSDIDGIGDACDTVPPPCEDGDLV